From a single Carassius auratus strain Wakin chromosome 38, ASM336829v1, whole genome shotgun sequence genomic region:
- the sncga gene encoding synuclein, gamma a — MDALKKGFSMAREGVVAAAEKTKAGVEEAAAKTKEGVMYVGTKTKEGVVTSVNTVAQKTTEQANLASDAAVAGANQVSEKAVEGLESVVASTGLVKPGEMPKQEGAVEQPADAGQ, encoded by the exons ATGGATGCGCTGAAGAAGGGATTCTCCATGGCGAGGGAGGGAGTGGTGGCCGCCGCCGAGAAAACCAAGGCCGGGGTGGAGGAGGCAGCTGCCAAAACCAAAGAGGGGGTCATGTACGTAG GCACTAAGACAAAGGAAGGTGTTGTGACAAGTGTAAACACAG TTGCCCAGAAAACGACTGAGCAGGCCAATCTTGCGAGCGACGCTGCAGTGGCTGGGGCCAATCAGGTGTCAGAAAAGGCAGTGGAGGGGCTGGAGAGTGTGGTTGCATCCACTGGCCTTGTCAAACCG GGAGAGATGCCGAAGCAGGAGGGAGCTGTAGAGCAGCCTGCAGACGCTGGACAGTAG